A genomic segment from Deltaproteobacteria bacterium encodes:
- a CDS encoding sigma 54-interacting transcriptional regulator yields the protein MSEDATLTTRLLAGPKPCLELDRAELEVLSGPDRGLRFPLGPHSVRIGSSRRCELVLHDPSVSSIHAELELTEKGYLLRDRDSRNGTRIGSWQIREAWLAAGMRIRLGQTELLVHALGGLLRIELVEPTLLHGLVAHSVQMRAVAELLTRLAATDVTVLIEGESGTGKEVTAQALHALSPRAAGPFVVADCGAIPASLFPSEFFGYERGAFTGAERERAGLFEEARGGTLFLDEIGEIPLEQQSALLGVLSRNEVRRLGSQKATAIDIRLVAATNRNLKEEIRAGRFREDLYYRIAVGLVHLPPLRERREDLPPLARRFAEESGALVTEELLRTFLTYRWPGNVRELKNAIATLAVTPEALQLGGRRSSRFRRSDGTILSLAEARDLDKDSFEREYLAEVITLADGNYTRAAELAQISRVRMMQLAGRQGLLARDLRRLAEEDPEPSK from the coding sequence GTGTCGGAAGACGCCACTCTCACTACTCGGCTCCTAGCGGGCCCCAAACCGTGCCTGGAGCTCGACCGCGCGGAGCTCGAAGTACTCAGCGGTCCCGACCGCGGGCTGCGTTTTCCGCTCGGGCCTCACTCGGTGCGGATCGGGTCCAGCCGGCGCTGCGAGCTCGTCCTGCACGACCCGTCCGTCTCCAGCATTCACGCCGAGCTGGAGCTCACCGAGAAGGGCTACCTCCTGCGCGACCGTGACAGCCGTAACGGCACCCGCATCGGTTCCTGGCAGATCCGGGAGGCGTGGCTCGCCGCCGGGATGCGGATCCGTCTGGGCCAGACCGAGCTCCTCGTCCACGCTCTCGGGGGCCTCCTGCGCATCGAGCTCGTCGAGCCCACGCTCCTCCACGGCCTCGTGGCTCACTCGGTGCAGATGCGCGCCGTCGCCGAGCTCCTCACCCGACTGGCCGCCACGGACGTCACGGTGCTCATCGAGGGGGAGTCGGGTACCGGTAAGGAGGTGACGGCGCAGGCGCTGCACGCCTTGAGCCCCCGCGCGGCGGGGCCCTTCGTCGTAGCAGACTGCGGCGCCATCCCGGCCTCGCTCTTTCCGTCGGAGTTCTTCGGCTACGAGCGCGGGGCCTTCACCGGCGCCGAGAGGGAGCGCGCCGGACTCTTCGAGGAGGCCCGCGGGGGGACCCTCTTTCTCGACGAGATCGGCGAGATCCCTCTCGAGCAGCAGAGCGCGCTCCTCGGGGTGCTCTCGCGGAACGAAGTGCGCAGACTGGGCAGTCAGAAGGCCACGGCGATCGACATCCGCCTCGTCGCGGCCACCAACCGCAACCTGAAGGAGGAGATCCGCGCCGGTCGCTTTCGCGAGGACCTCTACTACCGGATCGCGGTGGGGCTGGTGCATCTGCCGCCCCTGCGAGAACGACGAGAGGACCTGCCGCCGCTCGCCCGACGCTTCGCCGAGGAGAGCGGCGCGCTCGTCACCGAGGAGCTCCTGCGCACCTTTCTCACCTATCGGTGGCCGGGAAACGTGCGCGAGCTGAAGAACGCCATTGCCACCCTGGCCGTGACTCCCGAGGCGCTGCAGCTGGGCGGCAGAAGATCGAGCCGCTTCCGTCGCTCAGACGGCACCATCCTCTCCCTCGCCGAGGCACGCGACCTCGACAAGGATTCCTTCGAACGGGAGTACCTCGCGGAGGTCATCACCCTGGCCGATGGAAACTACACT